Proteins encoded together in one Shewanella oneidensis MR-1 window:
- the fdx gene encoding ISC system 2Fe-2S type ferredoxin has protein sequence MPQLVFLPHAELCPDGAVLEAKVGEMILDVALRNGINIEHACEKSCACTTCHCIVREGFDELEPSDELEDDMLDKAWGLEPESRLSCQAKVVDSDLVIEIPKYTVNMVSEG, from the coding sequence ATGCCCCAGTTAGTGTTTCTTCCCCATGCTGAGTTGTGTCCCGATGGCGCAGTGTTGGAAGCCAAAGTAGGTGAAATGATTCTCGATGTGGCGCTGCGCAATGGCATCAATATCGAGCATGCTTGTGAAAAATCCTGTGCTTGCACTACATGCCATTGTATTGTGCGTGAAGGATTTGATGAACTAGAGCCAAGTGATGAACTTGAAGACGATATGCTTGATAAAGCTTGGGGACTTGAGCCTGAGAGCCGCTTATCCTGTCAGGCCAAAGTCGTCGATAGCGATCTGGTGATTGAAATTCCTAAGTATACAGTCAATATGGTGAGCGAGGGTTAA
- a CDS encoding IS256-like element ISSod4 family transposase: protein MTQPFNFEQALKDLQSGKSLTGKDSILGPLIKQLTEAALQAELEQHLAHDPQPNRKNGKTPKTIKHPSGNFELDAPRDRNGTFEPQLIKKNQTTLTDEIERKVLSMFSIGMSYRDINQHVEDMYGLNVSNATVSAITDKLIPELKAWQQRPLDSHYPIVWLDAIHYKVKEDGRYVSKAVYTLLALNMKGKKEILGLHLSENEGANYWLSVLTDLNNRGVKDILIACVDGLTGFPEAIASIFPHTETQLCVIHQIRNSMKYVASKNQKAFMADLKPVYRAVSKEAAEMALDELEAKWGDAYPLVINSWRRKWHNLSHYFKYPEHIRKVIYTTNAVEAVHRQFRKLTKTKGAFPNENSLLKLLYAGILNASDKWTMPIHNWSLCLSQLAIYFEGRLDSVLEI, encoded by the coding sequence ATGACCCAACCTTTTAACTTCGAACAAGCCCTTAAAGATCTGCAATCAGGTAAAAGCCTCACAGGTAAAGACAGCATTCTTGGCCCACTGATCAAGCAACTCACTGAAGCGGCTCTCCAGGCTGAGCTTGAGCAGCATTTAGCGCATGATCCTCAGCCTAATCGTAAAAATGGCAAAACCCCTAAGACCATTAAGCATCCGTCCGGTAACTTTGAGTTAGACGCGCCTAGAGACCGCAATGGCACCTTTGAGCCTCAGTTGATTAAGAAAAATCAAACTACACTAACCGATGAAATCGAACGTAAAGTGTTATCGATGTTCAGTATAGGTATGAGCTATCGCGATATTAATCAACATGTTGAAGATATGTATGGGCTCAATGTGTCTAACGCAACAGTCAGTGCTATCACTGACAAACTCATCCCCGAACTTAAAGCGTGGCAGCAGCGCCCATTAGATAGCCATTATCCTATCGTTTGGCTTGATGCGATACATTATAAAGTCAAAGAGGATGGGCGTTACGTCAGTAAAGCCGTTTACACATTGTTAGCGCTTAATATGAAAGGAAAAAAGGAAATTTTAGGGCTTCACTTATCCGAAAATGAAGGCGCTAATTACTGGCTATCCGTACTGACCGATCTTAATAATCGTGGTGTAAAAGATATTCTTATCGCCTGTGTTGACGGCTTGACCGGTTTCCCTGAGGCCATAGCCAGTATCTTTCCTCATACGGAAACACAGCTATGCGTTATCCACCAGATCCGTAACTCAATGAAGTATGTCGCCTCAAAAAATCAGAAAGCGTTTATGGCTGATTTAAAGCCTGTGTATCGAGCCGTGAGTAAAGAAGCCGCAGAGATGGCATTGGACGAACTGGAGGCCAAATGGGGTGATGCTTATCCGTTGGTAATCAACTCTTGGCGTCGCAAATGGCATAATTTGTCTCATTATTTTAAGTACCCAGAACATATCAGGAAAGTGATTTACACGACCAATGCAGTTGAGGCTGTACATCGCCAATTTAGAAAGCTCACCAAAACCAAAGGTGCTTTTCCTAATGAAAATAGCTTGTTGAAGCTACTTTACGCAGGCATATTAAACGCCTCAGATAAATGGACCATGCCAATCCACAATTGGAGCCTTTGTTTATCTCAGTTAGCGATTTATTTTGAAGGACGTTTAGATAGCGTGCTAGAAATTTAA
- a CDS encoding Hsp20 family protein, whose protein sequence is MRTYDLTPLYRSAIGFDRLAQLAEHAAANNGNSGYPPYNIELLGENRYRITMAVAGFSMEELEISSEGEKLLVKGNKAESQTERKYLYQGIAERGFERTFQLADYVTVLGASLENGLLNIDLVREIPEALKPRKIEITTSRLLDSQS, encoded by the coding sequence ATGCGTACTTATGATTTAACTCCTCTTTACCGTAGTGCCATTGGTTTTGACCGTTTAGCACAGTTGGCAGAACATGCCGCTGCAAATAATGGCAACTCAGGTTATCCTCCATACAACATTGAACTCCTTGGCGAAAATCGTTATCGCATCACGATGGCCGTGGCCGGATTCTCAATGGAAGAGCTTGAGATCAGTAGCGAAGGTGAGAAATTACTGGTTAAAGGTAATAAAGCAGAAAGCCAAACTGAGCGTAAATACCTATACCAAGGTATTGCTGAGCGCGGTTTTGAACGCACCTTCCAGCTTGCCGATTATGTGACAGTATTGGGTGCAAGTTTAGAGAATGGTTTATTAAATATTGATTTAGTGCGTGAAATTCCTGAAGCATTAAAACCACGCAAGATTGAAATCACCACATCACGCTTATTAGATAGTCAATCCTAA
- a CDS encoding IscS subfamily cysteine desulfurase — translation MKLPIYLDYAATTPVDPRVAEKMFQYMTMDGIFGNPASRSHRYGWQAEEAVDVARNQVADLINADHREIVFTSGATESNNLAIKGVAHFYKKKGKHIITSKTEHKAVLDTCRQLEREGFEVTYLEPESNGIIPMARLEAAMRDDTILVSIMHVNNEIGVIHDIDAIGELCRSKGIIFHMDAAQSAGKLPIDVQATKVDLISISGHKMYGPKGIGALYVRRKPRIRLEAQMHGGGHERGMRSGTLPTHQIVGLGEASAIAKAEMATDNVRIAKLRDKLWNGIKHIEETYVNGDMNQRTSGSLNVSFNYVEGESLMMALKDLAVSSGSACTSASLEPSYVLRALGLNDEMAHSSIRFSIGRFTTEEEIDHAIEVITQSIDKLREMSPLWEMFKDGIDLNQVQWAHH, via the coding sequence ATGAAGCTTCCTATCTATTTAGATTATGCCGCCACCACGCCAGTCGATCCGCGAGTCGCGGAAAAAATGTTCCAATACATGACGATGGATGGCATCTTTGGTAACCCAGCATCACGTTCTCACCGTTATGGCTGGCAAGCTGAAGAAGCGGTAGATGTTGCTCGCAATCAAGTGGCAGATCTTATCAATGCTGATCACCGTGAAATCGTGTTTACCTCAGGTGCAACTGAGTCGAACAACCTCGCTATCAAAGGCGTAGCACATTTCTATAAAAAGAAAGGCAAGCACATAATCACCAGCAAGACTGAACATAAAGCTGTGCTCGATACTTGTCGTCAGCTTGAACGTGAAGGTTTTGAAGTCACCTATTTAGAACCAGAATCTAACGGCATTATCCCGATGGCGCGTTTAGAAGCGGCGATGCGTGACGATACTATTCTCGTCAGTATCATGCATGTGAATAACGAAATTGGTGTGATCCACGATATCGATGCCATTGGTGAATTATGCCGCTCTAAAGGCATTATTTTTCATATGGATGCGGCGCAAAGCGCTGGTAAATTACCGATTGATGTTCAAGCCACTAAGGTTGATCTGATCTCCATTTCTGGCCACAAAATGTATGGCCCCAAAGGGATTGGTGCACTGTATGTTCGCCGTAAACCTCGCATTCGTTTAGAAGCGCAAATGCATGGCGGTGGGCATGAACGCGGTATGCGTAGCGGTACTCTGCCAACTCACCAAATCGTCGGTTTAGGTGAGGCATCTGCGATTGCTAAAGCTGAAATGGCAACAGATAACGTACGTATTGCAAAACTGCGTGACAAGTTATGGAATGGCATCAAGCACATTGAAGAAACCTATGTGAACGGTGATATGAATCAGCGCACGAGCGGTAGTCTTAACGTCAGCTTCAACTATGTTGAAGGTGAGTCGCTGATGATGGCATTAAAAGATTTAGCCGTTTCATCGGGTTCGGCTTGTACATCAGCCAGTTTAGAGCCTAGCTATGTGTTACGTGCACTTGGCCTAAATGATGAAATGGCCCATAGCTCAATTCGTTTCTCTATCGGCCGTTTTACGACCGAAGAAGAAATCGACCACGCTATCGAAGTTATTACTCAATCTATTGATAAATTAAGAGAAATGTCCCCATTGTGGGAGATGTTCAAAGATGGCATTGACCTGAATCAGGTGCAGTGGGCTCATCATTAA
- the iscX gene encoding Fe-S cluster assembly protein IscX, with amino-acid sequence MSLKWIDSLDIALELLEKHSEVDPRKLHFTELYQWVLALEDFGDDPKHCNEKVLEAIQQCWIEEK; translated from the coding sequence ATGTCATTAAAGTGGATTGATTCATTAGATATCGCCTTAGAATTACTCGAGAAGCATTCAGAGGTTGATCCCCGTAAGCTGCATTTTACCGAATTGTATCAGTGGGTATTGGCGCTAGAGGATTTTGGTGATGATCCTAAACATTGCAATGAAAAGGTATTAGAAGCCATTCAGCAATGCTGGATTGAAGAAAAGTAG
- the hscA gene encoding Fe-S protein assembly chaperone HscA translates to MALLQIAEPGQSAAPHQHRLAVGIDLGTTNSLVAAVRSGVTATLPDENGQHSLPSIVRYTQEGIEVGYVAAMSSAQDPKNTIVSVKRFMGRSLTDIQSGEQSFPYQFEASENGLPLFVTPQGLVNPVQVSAEILRPLIERAEKTLGGELQGAVITVPAYFDDAQRQGTKDAASLLGVKVLRLLNEPTAAAIAYGLDSKQEGVIAIYDLGGGTFDISILRLNRGVFEVLATGGDSALGGDDFDHLLQAHMLQVWQLTDIDSQLSRQLLIEARRVKEALTYASDTEASLTLADGSVLKQVVTKAQFEGLIAALVKKTIASCRRTLRDAGVTADEVLETVMVGGSTRVPLVREQVEAFFGKAPLTSIDPDRVVAIGAAIQADILVGNKPESELLLLDVIPLSLGIETMGGLVEKVVSRNTTIPVARAQEFTTFKDGQTAMAFHVVQGERELVDDCRSLARFTLKGIPPLAAGAAHIRVTFQVDADGLLSVTAMEKSTGVQSSIQVKPSFGLSDSEIATMLKDSMKHAKEDIGRRMLAEQQVEAARVLESLNAALSKDGDLLTSDERQQIDTVMAELVQVAGSDDADTIKKAIEILDEHTQDFAAKRMDNSIRVAFKGQSIDKI, encoded by the coding sequence ATGGCCCTTTTGCAGATTGCTGAGCCCGGACAAAGCGCCGCGCCGCACCAACATAGACTTGCCGTTGGCATCGATTTAGGTACAACTAATTCTCTTGTGGCCGCTGTACGCAGTGGCGTAACGGCGACCTTGCCCGATGAAAACGGCCAGCATTCTTTACCTTCGATAGTCCGTTACACTCAAGAGGGCATTGAAGTAGGTTATGTTGCGGCCATGAGTTCAGCACAGGATCCTAAAAATACTATCGTTTCGGTCAAACGTTTTATGGGACGTAGTCTTACGGATATCCAATCTGGCGAGCAATCTTTCCCATATCAATTTGAAGCCAGTGAAAATGGTTTACCGCTGTTTGTCACGCCGCAAGGTTTAGTGAATCCGGTGCAAGTTTCTGCTGAAATTTTACGTCCCTTGATTGAGCGCGCCGAGAAAACTCTGGGTGGCGAGCTACAAGGCGCGGTGATAACTGTGCCAGCTTATTTCGATGATGCCCAGCGTCAGGGCACTAAGGATGCGGCGTCTTTATTGGGTGTAAAGGTTTTACGCTTATTAAATGAACCAACCGCAGCAGCGATTGCCTATGGCTTAGACTCTAAGCAAGAAGGCGTGATCGCTATTTACGATCTCGGTGGCGGAACCTTTGATATTTCTATTTTGCGTTTAAATCGCGGCGTATTCGAAGTGCTCGCTACCGGGGGCGATTCTGCGCTCGGTGGTGATGATTTTGACCATCTTTTACAAGCACATATGCTGCAAGTATGGCAACTGACGGATATCGACTCTCAGTTAAGCCGCCAGCTATTGATAGAGGCTCGCCGGGTAAAAGAAGCTTTAACCTATGCCAGTGACACTGAGGCGAGTCTTACCCTTGCCGATGGTTCGGTGCTCAAGCAAGTGGTTACTAAGGCGCAATTTGAGGGCCTCATCGCTGCGCTTGTGAAGAAAACCATCGCAAGTTGTCGCCGCACATTACGTGATGCGGGAGTGACCGCTGATGAAGTGCTTGAAACCGTCATGGTTGGTGGTTCCACCCGCGTGCCATTAGTGCGTGAACAAGTTGAAGCCTTTTTTGGTAAAGCGCCATTAACCTCAATCGATCCTGACCGTGTTGTCGCCATTGGCGCGGCGATCCAGGCCGATATTTTGGTAGGTAATAAACCTGAGTCTGAGCTATTACTGCTGGATGTGATCCCACTATCATTAGGGATTGAAACCATGGGCGGTTTAGTGGAAAAAGTCGTCTCTCGTAACACGACTATCCCCGTGGCCCGTGCTCAAGAGTTTACCACCTTTAAGGATGGGCAAACGGCTATGGCGTTCCATGTGGTGCAGGGCGAGCGCGAGCTAGTCGATGATTGTCGCTCTTTAGCACGCTTCACCTTAAAGGGTATTCCACCGTTAGCGGCAGGTGCCGCCCATATTCGGGTGACCTTCCAAGTGGATGCCGATGGATTATTAAGCGTCACTGCCATGGAGAAATCCACGGGTGTTCAATCCAGTATTCAAGTTAAACCATCCTTTGGCTTATCAGATAGTGAGATTGCGACCATGCTTAAAGATTCGATGAAGCATGCTAAGGAAGATATCGGCCGGCGTATGCTGGCTGAGCAGCAAGTTGAAGCGGCGAGGGTGCTTGAGTCCTTGAATGCGGCGCTCTCAAAAGATGGTGACTTACTAACAAGTGATGAGCGTCAGCAAATAGATACTGTGATGGCAGAGCTGGTTCAAGTCGCCGGTAGTGATGATGCAGATACAATTAAAAAAGCGATCGAAATACTTGATGAACATACTCAAGATTTTGCTGCAAAACGTATGGATAATTCTATTCGAGTGGCCTTTAAAGGTCAGTCAATTGACAAGATATAG
- a CDS encoding IS630-like element ISSod10 family transposase (programmed frameshift), which produces MSHPDIAALVKSEKSARKRIRYLALLHFTEGHSRTAIASMLKVSRTSVNKWVSTYLSLGLSGLNDKPNPGRPAKLSSSQLATLAEFVQLKSLSEQGGRLMAKDVGDFIQSEFGVTFKQTNLYRLLHQLGFSWITTRARHPKQSEAVQESFKKNFPMAMILNTPGHVALDRIDVWFQDEARFGQQNTTTRIWAEKGTRPRAVKQQQFESAYLFGALCPATGATEAILAPFANSDYMHEHLKLISAATEFGRHALVIMDGAGWHQRDLADDFDNLSIVKLPPYSPELNPMEQVWQWLRQHVLANRSFKGYDDIVEQCSIAWNTFIKEPLRVMQLCSRQWAKMNS; this is translated from the exons ATGAGCCATCCAGACATTGCTGCATTAGTTAAATCCGAGAAAAGCGCACGTAAACGGATCCGCTATCTCGCTCTGCTTCACTTCACAGAAGGTCATTCCCGTACTGCTATCGCCAGTATGTTGAAGGTCAGCAGAACCAGTGTGAATAAGTGGGTCTCCACTTATCTTTCCTTGGGACTGTCCGGCCTAAATGACAAGCCAAATCCGGGACGTCCCGCTAAATTGTCCTCCTCGCAACTAGCAACCCTAGCAGAATTCGTCCAGCTCAAAAGTCTATCTGAGCAAGGTGGCAGACTAATGGCCAAGGATGTCGGCGACTTTATCCAGTCTGAATTTGGCGTGACTTTCAAGCAAACTAATCTCTACCGTTTACTACATCAATTAGGCTTTTCGTGGATCACTACGAGAGCACGTCATCCGAAGCAATCTGAAGCTGTGCAAGAGTCTTTTAA AAAAAACTTCCCAATGGCAATGATCCTTAACACCCCAGGACACGTTGCACTCGATCGCATTGATGTTTGGTTTCAAGATGAAGCCAGATTTGGTCAACAAAACACCACCACTCGTATCTGGGCTGAGAAAGGGACTCGGCCACGAGCAGTAAAACAGCAACAGTTTGAATCAGCGTATTTATTTGGGGCTCTGTGTCCGGCAACAGGCGCCACGGAAGCCATTCTCGCCCCGTTTGCCAACAGCGATTATATGCATGAACACTTAAAATTGATCTCGGCCGCAACAGAATTTGGACGACATGCACTGGTCATCATGGACGGTGCGGGCTGGCATCAACGAGATTTAGCCGATGACTTTGATAACCTAAGTATCGTCAAACTCCCCCCATATTCACCGGAGTTGAATCCGATGGAGCAGGTCTGGCAATGGCTGCGTCAACATGTGCTGGCAAATCGCAGCTTTAAGGGCTACGACGATATTGTCGAGCAATGCTCCATCGCATGGAATACATTTATAAAAGAACCGCTGAGGGTAATGCAATTATGCTCTAGGCAGTGGGCAAAGATGAACAGTTAA
- the ndk gene encoding nucleoside-diphosphate kinase — translation MAIERTFSIIKPDAVAKNHIGAIYNRFETAGLKIVAAKMLHLTKEQAEGFYAEHSERGFFGALVAFMTSGPIMVQVLEGENAVLAHREILGATNPAQAAPGTIRADFAQSIDENAAHGSDSLASAEREIAYFFSAEELCPRTR, via the coding sequence ATGGCGATCGAACGCACATTTTCTATCATTAAGCCTGATGCTGTTGCTAAAAACCACATCGGTGCAATCTACAACCGTTTTGAAACTGCTGGTCTGAAGATCGTTGCAGCTAAAATGTTACACCTGACTAAAGAACAAGCTGAAGGTTTCTATGCTGAGCATAGCGAGCGTGGCTTCTTCGGCGCTCTGGTTGCTTTCATGACTTCTGGTCCAATCATGGTTCAAGTATTAGAAGGCGAAAACGCTGTTTTAGCTCACCGTGAAATTTTAGGTGCGACTAACCCAGCTCAAGCAGCGCCTGGTACTATCCGTGCCGATTTCGCTCAAAGCATCGACGAAAACGCTGCTCACGGTTCTGACTCTTTAGCATCTGCAGAACGTGAAATTGCTTACTTCTTCAGTGCTGAAGAACTGTGTCCACGTACTCGCTAA
- the iscR gene encoding Fe-S cluster assembly transcriptional regulator IscR produces MKLTSKGRYAVTAMLDVAIHSASGPVPLADISERQGISLSYLEQLFAKLRKHGLVASVRGPGGGYRLGLEANDISVGMVVHAVDESVDATRCQGLGNCQSGTRCLTHSLWGDLSKQISDFLDGISLAGLMQKRDVQFISLKQDTMQKEQRVIL; encoded by the coding sequence ATGAAACTTACATCTAAAGGTCGTTATGCAGTAACCGCAATGCTCGATGTGGCTATCCACTCGGCTTCGGGACCGGTTCCCTTAGCGGATATCTCTGAAAGACAAGGGATTTCGCTTTCCTATCTGGAACAACTCTTCGCAAAGTTACGCAAACATGGCCTCGTGGCCAGTGTCAGAGGCCCTGGTGGTGGTTACCGCTTAGGCTTAGAAGCAAATGATATTTCTGTTGGCATGGTTGTTCATGCAGTTGACGAGTCTGTCGATGCGACTCGTTGTCAAGGATTAGGCAATTGTCAGAGTGGAACTCGCTGCTTAACGCACTCGCTTTGGGGCGATTTAAGCAAACAAATTTCAGATTTTTTAGATGGTATCAGTCTTGCTGGATTAATGCAGAAACGAGATGTGCAGTTTATCTCACTTAAGCAAGACACTATGCAAAAGGAACAAAGAGTCATCTTGTAG
- the iscA gene encoding iron-sulfur cluster assembly protein IscA, producing the protein MAITMTPAATERVRSFLANRGKGIGLRLGLKTSGCSGMAYVLEFVDALNDDDEVYDIDGVKIIIDAKSFIYLQGIELDFVKEGLNEGFQFNNPNAKGECGCGESFTV; encoded by the coding sequence ATGGCAATTACAATGACCCCAGCGGCAACTGAACGCGTCAGGTCTTTCTTAGCAAATCGAGGCAAGGGCATTGGTCTGCGTCTCGGCTTAAAGACGTCAGGCTGTTCAGGTATGGCTTATGTGCTTGAGTTTGTTGATGCGCTGAACGATGACGATGAAGTTTATGATATTGATGGTGTAAAAATCATTATTGATGCCAAAAGCTTTATCTATCTTCAGGGCATTGAGTTGGATTTTGTTAAAGAAGGCCTGAACGAAGGTTTCCAATTTAACAATCCTAACGCAAAAGGTGAGTGCGGTTGCGGTGAGAGTTTCACTGTTTAA
- the iscU gene encoding Fe-S cluster assembly scaffold IscU, translated as MAYSEKVIDHYENPRNVGSFDKNDPSVVTGMVGAPACGDVMKLQLKIGADGIIEDAKFKTYGCGSAIASSSLVTEWVKGKTIEQAAAIKNTDIAEELALPPVKIHCSILAEDAIKAAIDEYKSKQAK; from the coding sequence ATGGCTTACAGTGAAAAAGTGATAGATCATTACGAGAACCCACGTAACGTTGGTTCTTTTGATAAAAACGATCCTTCAGTCGTAACCGGTATGGTGGGAGCACCAGCTTGCGGTGACGTGATGAAGTTACAGCTTAAAATCGGCGCTGACGGCATTATCGAAGATGCTAAGTTCAAAACCTATGGTTGTGGTAGTGCGATTGCATCTAGCTCACTGGTGACTGAATGGGTTAAAGGCAAGACGATTGAGCAAGCTGCAGCGATCAAAAACACTGATATTGCTGAAGAATTAGCTCTGCCACCCGTAAAAATCCATTGTTCTATTTTGGCTGAAGATGCCATTAAAGCGGCGATTGACGAGTACAAATCTAAACAAGCTAAGTAA
- the rimK gene encoding 30S ribosomal protein S6--L-glutamate ligase → MRIAILSQGPELYSTKRLVEAATLRGHEVKVINPLECYMNINMRQSSIHIGGEELPPFDAVIPRIGASITFYGSAVLRQFEMMGVYALNDSVGISRSRDKLRSMQLMSRRGIGLPITGFANKPSDIPDLIDMVGGAPLVIKLLEGTQGIGVVLAETRKAAESVIEAFMGLKANIMVQEYIKEANGADIRCFVLGDKVVAAMKRQAMPGEFRSNLHRGGTASLVKLTPEERSVAIRAAKTMGLNVAGVDLLRSNHGPLVMEVNSSPGLEGIEGATAKDVAGAIIEFVEKNALKTKKPTQA, encoded by the coding sequence ATGAGAATCGCGATCTTATCGCAAGGGCCTGAGCTATATTCCACAAAGCGACTCGTTGAGGCTGCGACATTACGTGGTCACGAAGTTAAAGTGATCAACCCGCTTGAATGTTACATGAACATCAATATGCGCCAATCGAGCATTCATATAGGTGGTGAAGAATTACCGCCTTTTGATGCGGTGATCCCACGTATCGGCGCATCAATTACCTTTTATGGCTCTGCGGTGCTGCGCCAGTTTGAGATGATGGGCGTCTATGCGCTCAATGATTCAGTAGGCATTTCGCGCTCCCGCGATAAGCTGCGCTCAATGCAATTAATGTCGCGCCGCGGCATTGGCTTACCTATCACGGGCTTTGCGAACAAACCAAGTGATATTCCTGATTTAATTGATATGGTCGGCGGCGCACCTTTAGTGATTAAATTGCTAGAGGGCACTCAAGGTATTGGTGTGGTGTTGGCTGAAACTCGTAAAGCGGCCGAGAGTGTGATTGAAGCTTTTATGGGATTAAAAGCCAACATCATGGTGCAAGAATATATCAAAGAAGCCAATGGTGCCGATATTCGCTGTTTTGTCCTTGGGGATAAAGTGGTCGCTGCGATGAAGCGTCAAGCCATGCCAGGGGAGTTTCGCTCAAACCTTCATCGTGGTGGTACGGCAAGTTTAGTCAAACTCACGCCAGAAGAACGCTCAGTTGCTATTCGCGCCGCCAAAACCATGGGCTTAAATGTTGCAGGTGTGGATTTACTGCGCTCAAACCATGGCCCTTTAGTGATGGAAGTGAACTCCTCGCCAGGCCTTGAAGGTATTGAAGGCGCGACCGCTAAGGATGTCGCTGGGGCCATTATCGAATTTGTTGAAAAAAATGCCCTCAAAACAAAAAAGCCAACTCAAGCCTAA
- the cysE gene encoding serine O-acetyltransferase, whose protein sequence is MGVIARLKEDIESIYHRDPAARSAFEILVNYPGMHAIWLHRISHKLWKRDWRLMARCLSTFSRWLTGVEIHPGATIGNRFFIDHGMGVVIGETAEIGDDCTLYHGVTLGGTTWQAGKRHPTLGNNVVVGAGAKILGPITMHDGARVGSNSVVVKDVPKDTTVVGIPGRVVATPSPQSKEKSERRSAMAKKYGFDAYAVSPDNPDPVANAIGQMLDHMHLMDSKVQELCQAIQRLGGDVCTERLPELNVGDFNDVEKAAADKRQSALDEFDPSI, encoded by the coding sequence ATGGGTGTGATAGCTAGGCTAAAAGAAGACATTGAATCTATATATCACCGTGATCCCGCGGCGCGCAGCGCCTTTGAGATCTTGGTCAACTATCCCGGAATGCATGCCATTTGGTTGCATCGGATAAGCCATAAATTATGGAAGCGTGATTGGCGTTTAATGGCTCGCTGTTTATCCACGTTTTCGCGCTGGCTGACGGGCGTTGAGATCCATCCTGGTGCCACCATCGGTAATCGTTTTTTTATTGACCATGGTATGGGCGTGGTAATCGGTGAAACGGCTGAGATTGGCGATGATTGTACTTTGTATCACGGTGTGACACTCGGTGGAACCACATGGCAAGCTGGTAAGCGACATCCTACACTGGGTAATAACGTCGTTGTTGGTGCAGGCGCTAAAATCTTAGGCCCTATCACCATGCATGATGGGGCTCGTGTAGGTTCAAATTCTGTTGTAGTAAAAGATGTGCCTAAGGATACGACTGTGGTCGGTATTCCTGGGCGTGTGGTGGCCACACCATCACCACAATCGAAAGAAAAATCCGAGCGTCGAAGTGCCATGGCCAAAAAATATGGTTTCGATGCTTACGCAGTATCACCTGATAATCCAGATCCGGTTGCGAACGCGATCGGTCAAATGCTGGATCATATGCATCTAATGGATTCAAAGGTGCAGGAGTTGTGTCAAGCCATCCAGCGTTTAGGCGGCGATGTATGCACCGAAAGATTGCCTGAGCTGAATGTCGGCGATTTTAACGATGTTGAAAAGGCGGCTGCTGATAAGCGCCAAAGTGCGCTAGACGAGTTTGACCCAAGTATTTAG
- the hscB gene encoding co-chaperone HscB, translated as MNYFELFKFPPTFDIDTAVLADRYRELQRAVHPDKFANDTEQQRLLSVQRTAQVNDGYQTLKDPIRRAEHMLSLRGIDLSHETTTVKDTAFLMQQMEWREALEDIRESIDHQAIINELYDSFAAYRLKLTKLLAAQLSSGSDEDALLAADQVRKLKFMAKLQDELTRIEDALLD; from the coding sequence ATGAATTATTTCGAGCTGTTTAAATTTCCCCCTACCTTCGATATTGACACCGCAGTGCTTGCAGATCGCTACCGCGAGCTGCAACGGGCGGTGCATCCCGATAAGTTTGCCAATGATACCGAGCAACAACGGTTGCTATCGGTGCAACGTACTGCGCAAGTCAATGATGGTTATCAAACTCTCAAAGATCCCATCCGCCGTGCTGAGCATATGCTCTCACTGCGTGGTATTGATTTAAGCCATGAAACCACGACGGTGAAAGATACTGCATTTTTAATGCAGCAGATGGAATGGCGTGAAGCATTAGAAGATATCCGTGAGAGCATCGATCATCAAGCCATTATTAATGAACTGTACGATTCTTTTGCGGCTTACCGTCTAAAATTGACTAAATTATTGGCCGCACAACTCAGCAGTGGCAGCGACGAAGATGCCTTGTTAGCGGCAGATCAAGTACGCAAACTTAAATTTATGGCAAAATTACAGGATGAGCTGACGCGTATCGAAGACGCTTTGCTAGATTAA